AATATGAATCTATCCATAGAACTTAGGAAGTCTCGTCTGCCTGAAAATGACTGTGTGGATCCCACCCAAATCCAACTCATACTGGTTTGCTACACACTGGTTCATCAAATGAAGGTTACCAAGGGGAAGAAACTAAACAAGATGTTTGCACTTCATGTTACTTTTTGAgcttataaacataaaaatagaatttacttCCGTTACAGACCTAGTTAATTCATTACTTGCCATGGACTACCTTTGCTAAGAAAAATCTGAATGAGAAGATGGCAAGAAGTCTGAAAAGAaaagttattattaataaaatctgCGGAGAATTGTAAATTCTGCCTTCATTGTTGATCCAAACCCTTCTTCTAAGACCTCCCCTTTATAGACATCTATCTacatacctacctacctacctacctatctacctgTTTTCACTTTACTTTCCGGCATCAAGTTCTGAGTGGGTAAGGCCTAAGCACTGATTTGGCTTTGGTAATGAACCTGAAGTTAAAAACATATTAGCTTATGCTAAGCTGCCATTTGAAAGGTCTACTCCATCATCTGAATTAAGGGAAACAATGTTTTGAAGCAGTCACAAAACTTTACTAATGCATTCGATCTGAGGTAAGACCTGATAATTTGTACTTCTAAATtatccaggtgatgctgatgctgctggtccggAGACCATATCTGGAGAGCTTTActttaaaggaaatgaaaccGCCCTAAAATGTTAGTACTAAATAGCCACACAAAGCCGGAAAATCGCACAGAACTTCAAGCCGAAGATGAAAGGTCCTGAAAAATGGCAGCAGTCATCCTACTCCCGGTACGGCTATGCGGGCATGAAAAAGAGTCTTGGGGACCATCGTGCCCCTCCATGCAGGCTCCCTCATAAGGTCATCCCATCAACCTTTGCCACAAACGCCCGCCCCCTCGTAGGGCCGTCCGGCCACGCCCCTCCGTGTCCTGACTACAGAGCCACACTTTACGCCGCTGCCACGTTACGCCCATCCGGCTCCCGCATATGGCGTCACGAACGTTTAACGTCCGTCCGGCGCGCGTCCGGGACGTTTCCCCGTAGGCCGCTAGCTGGTGGTTCCCAGTCCCCGGCGAGTGGACCTCTTTCTTCTGCGGCCACCAGATCGCCGGATATCGGAGACTTCGAACAATCCGGTGGACAGTTTAAAAACAGAGGACCGGccgtcgcagtggctcacgcctgtaatcccagcactttgggaggctgaggcgggcggatgacgtggtcaggagatagagaccatcctggcttacacggtgagaccccgtcccTACCAGgtgtacaaaaaattagctgggtatggtggcacgcgcctgtagtcccagctactcaggaggctgaggcagaagaattcgctagaacccgggaggcggaggttgcaatgaccgagatcgcgccactgcactccagcctggcgacagagctagactccatctcaaaacaaaaaaaacagaggacCGGAAATTTTGAAGACTGAGAAGCCAGGCAATAATCTTCCCTTGATCTTTTTGCTCCTCTCACAAGAGTTTTTCAGACTGCTGAAACCAACGAGAAGAGTgaggaagcaggaagaaaatTTCAGCTTCAGTCTCTCAGCATCCTCCTGCTTTCTTCTGAGAGCTGGCACCTCCCCCCTTCTCTAGTAGCTGAAAATATGCTTCCCATCTCCAAGGAGACGTTTCTTGCACCTCCCTTACTGTTCTCACGCCTGTAGGGCTCTTCGTGTGATGATtcggtgtatgtatgtatatgaatgCGTGCGAATAATTATTTCCTaattgaatgtttttaaaaaaaaaaatccacgaaAGCAGAAGCCCTTCAGGTGCAAGAAAGACAATGCAGCCGTTGGTGCACATAGCTGACAACCCTTacgagttatttttatttctttttattttttattttttacacataCATTTCTAAGTGATTTCCAGATACTAATGTCAGCCCCAAAACATACCTGTGCACTGttatcccactttttttttttttttttttttttttttttgagatggagtctccctctgttgcccagtctggagtgcagtggtgcgatctcacctcattgcaacctccacctcccgggttcaagcgattctcctgcctcagcctcctgaatggctgggattacaggtgcgctccaccatgccctgctaatttctgcatttgtagtagagatagggtttcaccatgttggtcaggctggtctggaactcctgacttgtgatccacccgcctcggcctcccaaagtgctgggattacaggtgtgagccaccacgcccggcctgttatCCCACTTTTACCCATGAGTATATACCAAGTGAAGCTTAAAATAACTTGTCCAATGTCCTACGCCTAATACATGACAGAGAGCTTTCTGACCTAGGCAGGTTAGCTCCAGGGTCCCTTCTTTACATTACAAATAATTATCTCTTGGTAACTCTAAGGAATTAATTTAACAACATGTAAAAACAAAACCTTGCATTTCACATGATCAGTGAGATTTCCACTTGTCTCTCTGCCAATAATAGTACTGCACATAAATATAGTACAGTATAtacctgtctcttttttttatgGTACTCTCCCCATATCACACTACACGCCCACGCAATTACCACTTCTCTGGTTCTTCAGGGATGCTTCTCTCTTCATCTTGCTTCAGCAGCCCAACACCATGTATGGAGATGAAGTCTCCATTCTCTGCATTGAAAACACACACCAACTTGAGTCAACCAGATTCCTATAGCAAACAGTGTGAGTTGAGTTTAGAATCAGAGAAATATTTTAGCATTATTCACCCTCTCTACCCACCTTATTCCCAGGGATACAGAGTTAAAGCATCCAGTGAAGAGCTATCTATAGGCAATTAGAATATGTCAGCAAAGAGGCTCCCAGAAAACTCCAAAAATGCCTAACTCTATTCTACTTACCTGCTGATTATGCCTAGACCAAAtgccacactgttttaattactgtaggtTCATATGTCTTCATATATAGTGCTAAGTCATGGCCCAtcactctcttctttcttttcctttttctttttttctttttttttgagaatcatCTTGACTCTTTTCATTCATTGATATGCATTTTACAGTGCTCTACAAAATATTCATTAGGGTTTGCTCGACATTACATTTTTCAGTAATTTAGAATTTGCTTTCTCATTATCTTTGGAGATGATCACGTTTTTTAttaatctctttttttattttattttttatttttgagatggagtctcactctgtcacccaggctggagtgcagtgccttgATCTAagctcattacagcctccacctcccaggttcaagtgattcttctgcctcagtttcccaagtagctgggactacaggtgcatgccaccatgtctggctaatttttgtattttcagtagaagacAGGGGTTCCtgccattggccaggctggccttgaactcctgacatcaagtgacccacctgtctcggcctcctaaagtactaggaatgcaggcgtgagccactgctctgggCCTTCCTTTATTAATTTCTTAAACTGGCAGATTTAGAATGCTAAACTTCCTTCTATTCTTAGAATAAACCCTATATAATatgctatttatttaaataatatggtCTCTGCAATTTCTCCTGGTTTCCATGTTTTCTCATAATAggcatttatttctgaaaaacaaaaatgaatgttcATTAGTGAGACAAAgctatacttttgtttttttcttctccctttttaaaatttgtattttcctctAGTTTTGCTAATAAtgttatacaattttaaaagaaaaaagtaagtagGAGAGCTATTTTTCTATAGTAACAGATTCTGTAAAATAGGTATCATGCCAAGTAaggtggcatgtccctgtagtcccagctacttaggaggtgaagcagaaggaccacttgagcccaggagttagagactgtAAGGTGCTGCCATCACACCTGTGTatagccactgcactacagtggaggcaacatagcgagacccatctcagaaaaaaaaaaaaaataagagatgatCTATTCCTTAAAAATTCACTAAAACTTGGAAAATCAGATTGGACTTGGCAGTATTTGGGTGGAAGGAcacagaaaagatttttttttaactgcctaCCTTATTTTCATAATCATAATTTGTTTACTCAGCTTGtctattaattttcttcttgaaaattattttccactgagtttaattttttgtaaacatTACACAGCATTCTCTTACTGTTCTTTGTATCTCCCTTTTTGTAGTTATGTTCCTTAATTTCTATAACTTTCTGAAACcaggattaattttttttgaaattgtcCAATGTATGCTTTGAAAAATAGAAGGGATGTTTTCTGTGTCAAATGAAGGTAATCATAGATAGATCAAATTTGCTTATTGTCTTATTCAAATCCTGGACAACCAttagcatttttctttgtttgtaatATAAGTGTCTAACACTCATACAGAATATTGAAAGGTTACCCTACAATTGTAAATTTGAAATTCCCCTTCTAATTCTGTCAGTTATTTATTGACATAGTAGTGGTTCGGTAGTCCAGTGCCTATAAGGTTTTGAATGTTACATCTTACTTCTGGATTTGTATTTTATCATTATGGAGTATAACAaagttctcttttgttctttttcaaatgtaCTTGGTTTTGATTATCCCGTGCTCCTTGattgttttattattctattttttatttcattaaacttttagtaaatagttatttttatagtCTGTATCTAATCATTTCAATATCTGAAATCCTTTGTTTGCCTAGGGATCTAGGAGGAAATAGAAGGCTCTTCTTTGCTTATAAGCCAAACTCTCCATAGTGTCtgtttttcttcaattttgtgACATTTGTCACGACCTTATATTTAAACATCCTAAGTTCCTGACAgagtgtctggcatataataggtgttcaataaatgattgCTCAATAAATAGATAATGTGTATAAATGTAGAGAACTTGGGTTCAAGATGATTTCCTCCTGAAGGGGTTTGTGTTTGTCTTCATCAGGCACAAGGGGGCACTATAAGCCCGAGTCAATTTAATTTCAGGAAGTCTTCATTGGAACTCAAGACTTCATTAAAACTTAGGGTTAAATCTTCGGGGCCAATTTTCTCCATCCACCTCCTCAGAGCCAGAGTCCTGTAGAGACAAACAAGGTTTTATCCCAGGGATGTTtactagtttttttcttcttttttcctttttttctccaggCTACCCCTGTTTCAAAGCATTCTGGCTTTATGCTATGTGTCTTCACTTTTGTTTAAGAGCCTAGAATTATATTCCCTAAGGGGCAGACTTTAATTCCCAGAGCTCGGAATCCTGATTAATGGTATTTGCACCCAGAGAACCAAAGATGTCCTATTTGTCACCCTAGTTTCAGCTTCTAAATATTATTGTTCTGGATGGTTTATGGGAATTTCCCTTGtggttttttctttgcttttttttttctttgggggtgtgtgtgtgtgtttgagacagtcttgctccttcacccaggctggactgtactggcatgatctcggctcactgcaacctccacttcccaggttcaagcgattctcctgcctcagcctcctgagtagcttggattataggcacgcaccaccacgcccggctaatttttgcatttttagtagagatggggtttcaccatgttggccaagctggtgtccaactcctgacctcaagtgattcacccgctttgacttcccaaagttctgggattacaggcatgagccaccgtgcccggccccttgtGTTTTTTGTTAATTGAGTAACTAAGTACTAGTTTGTTGGTTGTAGTTTCTCTAGTTCATAGGTGTATTGCTTCAATAGAGTTTTCTGGAATATCTTGTTTTCCACATTGCAGATAAGAGTCCTTACAGTGTCCCTCTCTATCCCTGTAAACACCTTTGCTTTAATATTTTGTCTGATACTAATATTGCTAAACTAGCAATGTCTTGGTAAACATTTTCCGGGGATATTTGTCCCTCATcttctttattattgttattattatctttttaaatccaCGCATGATTTGTTTTTAGGCCCAAATAAGAGGAGTACTCTCTAGGGCACATTATTACATATATTCTTtgcttcaatttaaaaaaatcgtaaaaagataaaatactgtTCATGTTCAGAAACtgacatatgctttttttttttttttagaaaggcaaaataaaacttCCATGAAATTACAACCATATAGCAAAATACCTTGGATATATTCCATTTAATTTAATATCTCACATTATTTTTGAGTTTCATTGTATGtaaacctaaaaaaaaatcactgttcttGGAGCTGGAGAGAACTTTTATGGGAAAGATGTCTATCAGAGAAATCTACTTATTTGTAAGCATACTagccaattttgtttttaaagtaatgatCCTGTGGTCCAGGTAACAGCACCCTTAAGCTCATCATCAAGTGATTACTACCTCAGAAGAGTTGAGAGCAATTGGGATTCAGGAAGTATGACTAGACAGGCAATTTTCATGATATCCAACATATATTGCTTTCACTAACATATGTCACTAATTTctgattacattaaaataaaaccaaatgtatttaatcttttacatttttatttttttaaacatcagacCCAGTGAGATTTAAATGATATGTCATTGATTGAAACTAATaatattgatattatttttcattttaattttgcctATTTTATAGGCAGTTTTCAATGGCCTGTTTACCTTTATCTGAGCTCTGTGATCAAAAAACAGCAATGGTTAAAGAAATCCTCCCCACCTTCTTTTGTTCCAAAAATGGCTTACTGCAAAAACCACCCTTCATCATATGTGATTTAAAGAAGACTCATTGGTCGAGCCTGGTGGCTcaggccggtaatcccagcactttgggaggctgaggcgggcagatgacgaggtcatgagatccagaccatcctggccaatatggtgaaaccccatctctactaaaattactaaagttagccgggcgtggttcaaccaattctcctacctcaacttcccaagtagctgggactacagacaggtgccaccatgcccagctaatttttgtctccatctcttgacctcgtgatttgccctcctcggtctcccagagtgctaggactacaggtgtgagccactgacccCAGCCAGGGAGCACATCTTCTATAGGGAGGTTTTATCTTCTACTTCTAGGAAGAAAAACGGGAGATCAGAGCACCCCTCTTGCATCTGCTGTTTTTAAGTccctttagctcaaaataatccttatgccaaaatGGCATATTGTAATCTGGAATATTCTGCCAGCTTTCACATGTTTATGTGAaggtactatgtgccaggcactattctaagtgctaGATATACATCAATggataaaacaagcaaaaatgcaTGCCCTCTTGGATCTTACATTTCTATAGGGTTGTCactcattttgtttcatttctttaactTAAACAACCAAATCCTGCTTGAATTAACACTGAAAATTTTAATTACTGATGTTTTATCTGTGCTTtgattgaattatttaaaaaagaaattcatgcaaTTTATCTTATCAAGGAAGGCAACTAATCTAATAAGATTTAAATTCACTAATCCATCTCTACAtaatttccaggaaaaaaatgaacagatttaattcatagaattttgtttttaaagatcctATCATCAATAACaatcaaaatatctttaaaagattaATCAGGCccagccaagagtggtggctcacacctgtaatcccagcactttgggaggccaaggccggcagatcacctgagtgaGCAGTTTGAgagcaccctggccaacatggtgaaacctcatctctactaaaatataaaaattagccaggcatggtggcacatgcatgtaattccagttactgaggaggtggaggcacaagaattgcttgaatccaggaggcacaggttgtggtgagctgatatCAAGCTactgcaggtgtgtgctaccacgcccgcaaaggaaagggaaggggaaaggatgggagggaagggcagggaagggaactcagaagctgaaaaaaatatatattacctaGTGAGAAATAGGAAATGGAAAATGGTTCCCTCCATCCAGACATTTCAAACCTTGCAAGGACATTAAGGGTTGAGGGATGGCAGGGTGGCCTGCCATTTTTCTATGCCAGGCTTCAGCCTTGAGCTCTAGATCTATAGATGTATCTTCACCCTGAGCAGCTCTATGTGAATGTCTCAACCAGCTTCTCACCTTGTTACATATATACTAGAGAAATGTGTGCACATCTACACCAGGAAACATGTGCAAGAAAGTTCACAGAAGTAATGACCTCGATAATCCCAGATAGACACAATATGAAGGTCTGTTATAATAAATTGAGTAAACTAGTGTTACTGTATATTtagctatttaaaataatgaaactatGGTACTGGAGTAACATATatgaacatgaatgaatctcagaaacattGGTTTGGATAAAAAcatcataaaattatatacagcttgtgattccacttatgtgaagataaaaataggcaaaatgaaATGACTTACAATTTATGAATCCATTCTTAGATATTTAAaccaagaaaaaccaaaaaacaaacaaaaacaaaaataagattgattaaaacaaaatgtaggGCCAGGCTTGGTATctgacacctgtaatttcagtgactggggaggctaagatgggagaatgcctgggcaatatagtgagatccccttctctaaaaaaaatttttttttttttttgagacagggtctcactctgtctcccaggtaggagtgcagaggcacaatcttggctcactgcaacgtccaactcctgggttcgagcaattctccttcctcaacctcccaagtggctgggattgcaggcgtgtgtcaccacgcccagctaatttttgtatttttagtagagacagggtttcaccattttgatcaagctggtcttgaactcctgacctcagatgatccacccgtgttgaactcccagagtgctgggattataggcatgagccactgtgcccggcctgacaTTCTAGTTCTTAAACTGCCCTTTATTTTGATGATGTATATGTGTACtctgtgaaaagtgaaatatactGTTCATAAGATTATGTGAGTAATTGCTGTTTGCCTAGCTCAAAGTTCTTCCTGTCTCTCCCACTGAATTGGGGAGAGTTATACAGGGCCTATTAATTACTAATGATATTTTACTTCTTAAACTGGGTTTTTAAGTACCAACCATTTGTTTTACAATTCTTGTTTATGTTGCATATATCCTTTTGTACAAATCTATTCactataaaaagtttaaaactctCTTGAGATCTCAATCAGAAATAGGAAATCTCGATACTTCCGTTTGCGGCgcggcttctttctttcttcccgtGCCGGTATCGCTCTCGCAAGCATGGTTAACGTCCCTAAAACCCGCCGGACTTTCTGTAAGAAGTGTGGCAAGCACCAACCCCACAAAGTGACACAGTACAAGAAGGGCAAAGATTCTCTGTATGCCCAGGGAAAGCGGCGTTATGACAGGAAGCAGAGTGGCTATGGTGGGCAAACTAAGCCGATTTTCCGGAAAAAggctaaaactacaaagaagattGTGCTAAGGCTTGAGTGCGTTGAGCCCAACTGCAGATCTAAGAGAATGCTGGCTATTAAAAGATGCAAGCATTTTGAACTGGGAGGAGATAAGAAGAGAAAGGGCCAAGTGATCCAGTTCTAAGTGTCATCTTTTATTATGAAGACAATAAAAtcttgagtttaaaaaaaaaaaaaaagaaagaaataggaaatctcAATGCCACTCTACAGttactgtcattttttaaatttcccattgtctttttcttaattatgtGCCATATCACCATTTTTATTCATATAGATATATAAGTGCAGAAATTTTAGTCTTTAGCAGGAATTTCAAAAATCACGAATGGCAGTGTTACCTACCTCATTTAAATCACTTAAGGGTCTCAATCCAATCTTGTCAGTTGAATATCTGATATGTGTAGTTTGGATGTAGTTAAGGGCCTTCATCtgcacttttctgtttcttcttgcagTTGCAGATTGTATGACTGAACTCCTCtctctgtggttttctttgtgtatatacattttgTGTCTCTCCAACATATTAGTTCATCCTCTTTaggtgaatttctttttctttttatcttactcTTCACGTCTGTCTCTCCTTCCACTGcgtctgtttattttttctctctctttaccaCTTTTCCCTTAATAGGGtttaaattttctgtctcatttgtctttctcctttttctctactAAGTTATACCATAGaatcaaaaatttttttcatttctaacctcttttagtcattaaagaaatgcttcattttccattattttaacaTGAGAAGAACGCCGTTTCTCTTTTTGCAACACAGCCCACCAAGGTAGGTGAAGATGTCTTCTAACGGACTAGATACAAGTCAGATTGCCTCAATCATCATTCTGGTTACACCTAGTATAAGCAATGGGGTTTTAGGCAGGACGCGGCAACTTGGGTTCTCTAATTTCCCTTtctgttaaatgagaaaaaagtaatatcacataagttttatttatttatttatttatttatttatttatttattttttgagacagagtcttactctttcacCTAGGATGGAGTGGAATGGTgcggccttggctcactgcaacctccgcctcctgggttctccctcagcctctcaagtagctgaggctacaggcatgcgccaccacacccggctaatttttgtatttttagtatcgacggagtttcactatattggccaggctggtctcaaactcctgaccttctgatccacacgcctcggcctccaaaagttttgggattacaggcgtgagtcatcactCCAggctggtttgtttgtttgtttgtttgtttttctttgagatggagtctctctttctcttgtccaggctgcagtgtaatgCCAGGATCTccgctcacagcaagctccgcctccgaggtgcatgccattctccggcctcaatctcccaagtagctgggactacaggtgcccgccaccacgcccagctaattttcttgtatttttagtagagacagggtttcaccctgttagccaggatggtctggatctcccgaccttatgatccgcccgcctcggcctcccaaaatgctgggattacaggcgtgtaatCCCAAAAGGAGAAAGACAAATGAGACAGAACATTTAAACCGTATTAAGGGAAAAGTGGCACCGCGCCCGCCCCAAGATTTTTTgattaaataattacaaataaagcgCATTAGCTATTCTGAACACTGCTACATTAGCtaaattggaaattaaaaaaaaaaaaagatgttaaacatATTTCAAAGTTTTCTCGTCATCACTGaagtgagaaaaacaaattacTTTGTGAAACAAACATAAGACACAATAAATTCAGAGTACACTTTTGTTAGATGCTAACCCACAGAGTAGAATACATTTTGCACAGCACCTTCATGCCTGGAGACTTAGGACCCAGGAAGTGGGAATGgtggcaggagaggagagggtcTAGGGGCCTGGGGAGCCTAGGGTGAAGGAGGAGGGCTTAAAAAGGACAGTCAAATTTAGGAAGAACAGTTTCTTAAACTGAACAATTAGCTAAGAAGCGGGCTTTAgccaaagataataataataacttgaaAGTAAAGCTCTTTGTTAAATAGCGGactctttcattttaattttttaaataatattttcactaGTAAGACTGAATATTTATTTCGGATCCTCGCTGTAGGGCTAAACTAGGTGTGACTTGCTTTTCCATTAACGACTGAAGCCATTTTGGCTAAGACATTCTTTCCTGTCTTAGCTCTCTTCAAGAGATGCcatttacttttgttgttgttgttgttgtttttctccggACCTTTATTGCCTGCCCTTTATTTTCATGATGTGTTTGTGCACTCTGTAAAAAGTGGGAAACACTGTTCTCGGGATTGTGCGGGTGATCGCCGGTCGCCTAGCTCGCCGTTCTTCAGGTCTCTCCTGCTGCTCCAAAATCTACATCAGAATGCCAAGGAATAGCTTTTCCAGGAGCTTTTAAACCGACCTTACAATTCGAAGACGTAACTGCACCAGAAGCTTTGTCTCCCTGGCATTTAAAAGCATAGAGGAGAgcaacttttagtttttaaaatgaataagtaaactAATCTGAATTGTTTGGAATGCCAGGAACgtgttatataaaatgttaattaggTGACCCGTGCACGAAAACTGCTCTCAGATACGACCAATAGGAGAGTAGACCTAGGCTCCTTCATTTGCATGTAGACTTCACGACAAAAGAACGAATCAGAGATAGAGAAACTAAATCTTCATTTACATAACATTGTCTACAAATTCCGAGGATCATGAGATGTAGATTTCATTTTGATTCCTACTTGCAGAACAGCGAAGGTAGCATGCCTGAGCCAGCGAAATCCGCTCCGGCCCCAAAGAAAGGCTCCAAAAAGGCCGTGACCAAGGCGCAGAAGAAGGATGGGAAGAAGCGCAAGCGCAGCCGAAAGGAGAGCTACTCCGTATACGTGTACAAGGTGCTGAAACAGGTCCATCCCGACACCGGCATCTCCTCCAAAGCCATGGGGATCATGAATTCCTTTGTCAACGACATCTTCGAGCGCATCGCCGGGGAGGCTTCCCGCC
This genomic window from Chlorocebus sabaeus isolate Y175 chromosome 17, mChlSab1.0.hap1, whole genome shotgun sequence contains:
- the LOC103222009 gene encoding large ribosomal subunit protein eL42, with the translated sequence MVNVPKTRRTFCKKCGKHQPHKVTQYKKGKDSLYAQGKRRYDRKQSGYGGQTKPIFRKKAKTTKKIVLRLECVEPNCRSKRMLAIKRCKHFELGGDKKRKGQVIQF
- the LOC103222010 gene encoding histone H2B type 1-C/E/F/G/I; this translates as MPEPAKSAPAPKKGSKKAVTKAQKKDGKKRKRSRKESYSVYVYKVLKQVHPDTGISSKAMGIMNSFVNDIFERIAGEASRLAHYNKRSTITSREIQTAVRLLLPGELAKHAVSEGTKAVTKYTSSK